A window from Cryobacterium sp. PAMC25264 encodes these proteins:
- a CDS encoding amidase — protein MDLAEYASHDAVGLRAAIRAGAVSAAEVERLARDAVDAVNADLNALARPLFDPALAAEATGPFAGVPFLIKDSGPFARGAQFALGSRSIQGVAADTDHELMVRFRAAGLVAVGQTTAPEFGLNFATEPLRTGPTRNPWALERGVGGSSGGAAALVAAGAVPLAHANDAAGSIRVPAACCGIVGLKPSRGRTPSGPLAGEAGFGLIGEFALTRSIRDTAHLLDAVGSPSIGEKYTLPAPIVAFARSHRQDPGRLRVALVTEAWSGVPVDAQVAAAATAVGRTLEWIGHAVDDARPGVDPDDIVEAEMLAVLATGAALLRAPRRPDPARLEAVSRVVLEETARASALDVAAAIDAQHRVTRAIGLFFTRFDLLVTPTVAQLPLPHGTLDYNAAGHTARSWIRRILEFGPFTAPFNISGHPAISLPLGQSREGLPIGVQLVAAHGRDDLLLQAAAQLEQAMPWADRLPPIHADQL, from the coding sequence GTGGACCTCGCCGAATACGCCTCGCACGACGCTGTGGGCCTCCGCGCCGCCATCCGCGCCGGTGCGGTGTCGGCGGCCGAGGTCGAGCGGCTTGCCCGCGATGCCGTGGACGCGGTCAACGCGGACCTGAACGCCCTGGCCCGTCCGCTGTTCGACCCGGCGCTGGCGGCCGAGGCGACCGGCCCGTTCGCGGGCGTTCCCTTCCTGATCAAGGACAGCGGCCCGTTCGCTCGCGGTGCGCAGTTCGCGCTGGGCAGTCGGAGCATCCAGGGAGTCGCGGCCGACACCGACCATGAGTTGATGGTGCGTTTCCGCGCCGCCGGACTCGTGGCTGTCGGTCAGACCACCGCGCCTGAATTCGGGTTGAACTTCGCCACCGAACCCCTGCGCACCGGCCCCACCCGCAATCCCTGGGCCCTCGAGCGTGGGGTCGGTGGCTCAAGCGGCGGCGCCGCGGCGCTCGTCGCCGCCGGTGCGGTTCCGCTGGCGCACGCCAACGACGCGGCCGGGTCGATCCGGGTGCCCGCGGCCTGCTGCGGCATCGTGGGCCTCAAACCCAGCCGCGGCCGAACTCCCAGCGGGCCGCTGGCCGGGGAGGCTGGGTTCGGGTTGATCGGCGAATTCGCGCTCACCCGCAGCATCAGGGACACCGCCCACCTGCTGGATGCCGTGGGCTCCCCCAGCATCGGCGAGAAGTACACGCTGCCCGCACCGATCGTTGCCTTCGCGAGGTCGCACCGGCAGGATCCGGGCCGTCTGCGCGTCGCCCTCGTGACGGAGGCCTGGTCGGGGGTGCCGGTGGACGCGCAGGTCGCCGCCGCGGCCACGGCCGTGGGCCGCACCCTCGAGTGGATTGGGCATGCGGTCGACGACGCCCGGCCCGGGGTCGACCCGGACGATATCGTCGAGGCCGAGATGCTGGCCGTGCTGGCCACCGGCGCCGCCCTGCTGCGTGCCCCGCGGCGGCCGGACCCAGCGCGGCTCGAGGCCGTCTCCCGCGTGGTGCTCGAGGAGACGGCCCGGGCCAGCGCCCTCGATGTGGCCGCCGCGATCGACGCCCAGCACCGGGTGACCCGGGCGATCGGACTGTTCTTCACCCGGTTCGACCTGCTGGTCACCCCGACCGTGGCCCAGCTGCCGCTGCCGCACGGCACCCTGGACTACAACGCGGCCGGCCACACCGCCCGGTCGTGGATTCGCCGCATCCTCGAGTTCGGGCCGTTCACCGCGCCCTTCAACATCTCCGGGCATCCCGCGATCAGCCTGCCGCTGGGGCAGAGCCGCGAGGGACTGCCGATCGGGGTTCAGCTCGTGGCGGCCCACGGCCGCGACGACCTGCTGCTGCAGGCCGCGGCACAGCTCGAGCAGGCGATGCCCTGGGCCGACCGACTGCCGCCGATCCACGCCGACCAGCTGTGA
- a CDS encoding ABC transporter ATP-binding protein, with translation MTDSHSGPAGANGQAPGTAEHAVVAQDLRKSYGRGESAVAALDGVSVVFPRGQFAAVMGPSGSGKSTLMQCLAGLDSVTGGTVWIDGTPITGLRDRGLTRLRRDKIGFVFQAYNLVPTLTARQNIVLPLALARRRVDRTWFDEVVQTLGLTGRLKHRPHELSGGQQQRVAVARALLGRPAVIFADEPTGNLDSVAGAEVLALLRTSVQQWGQTVIMVTHDAVAASWSDRVVFLADGRISGELHDPTVDSVLAALHGARPAHDRSLA, from the coding sequence ATGACCGACTCTCACAGCGGACCCGCGGGAGCGAACGGCCAGGCACCGGGTACGGCGGAGCATGCCGTCGTGGCACAGGACTTGCGCAAGAGCTACGGCCGCGGCGAGTCGGCCGTCGCCGCTCTCGACGGGGTGTCGGTGGTGTTCCCGCGTGGGCAGTTCGCCGCGGTGATGGGGCCGTCGGGGTCGGGCAAGTCCACCCTGATGCAGTGCCTGGCCGGACTGGACTCCGTGACCGGAGGCACGGTCTGGATCGACGGCACACCGATCACCGGGCTGCGGGACCGGGGCCTCACCCGGCTGCGCCGGGACAAGATCGGGTTCGTCTTCCAGGCCTACAACCTCGTTCCCACTCTGACCGCCCGGCAGAACATCGTGCTGCCCCTCGCCTTGGCCCGGCGCCGGGTGGACCGGACCTGGTTCGATGAGGTCGTGCAGACCCTCGGGCTGACCGGTCGGCTGAAGCACCGCCCGCACGAACTCTCCGGCGGCCAGCAGCAACGCGTGGCCGTGGCGCGGGCACTGCTCGGCCGGCCGGCCGTGATCTTCGCTGACGAACCGACGGGCAACCTCGATTCGGTGGCCGGCGCCGAGGTGCTCGCGCTGCTGCGCACCAGCGTTCAACAGTGGGGCCAGACCGTCATCATGGTCACCCACGATGCCGTCGCGGCTTCCTGGTCCGACCGGGTCGTGTTCCTCGCGGACGGCCGCATCTCCGGTGAACTTCACGACCCTACGGTCGACTCGGTGCTCGCCGCGCTGCACGGCGCCCGCCCGGCGCACGACCGGTCGCTGGCGTGA
- a CDS encoding HhH-GPD-type base excision DNA repair protein: protein MTLHLTGDTAADSLLSDDPFALLVGMLLDQQIPMETAFAGPAKIRDRLGTLDPAVIARYDPTEFVEVFRQTPAVHRFPGSMAGRVQNLAAVVAEDWHGDAAAIWSAPNDAGTAPDGAEVLRRLKALPGFGEQKAKIFLALLGKRLGAEAAGWREASAPYGEEGSLRSVADIVDQESLAKVRESKRAAKAAAKESAAT, encoded by the coding sequence ATGACGCTGCACCTCACCGGCGATACCGCCGCAGACTCCCTGCTCAGCGACGACCCGTTCGCGCTCCTCGTCGGCATGCTGCTCGACCAGCAGATCCCCATGGAGACCGCCTTCGCCGGGCCGGCGAAGATCCGCGACCGGCTGGGCACCCTCGATCCGGCGGTCATCGCGCGGTATGACCCCACCGAGTTCGTCGAGGTTTTCAGGCAGACTCCCGCGGTGCATCGGTTCCCCGGTTCTATGGCAGGCCGGGTGCAGAACCTGGCCGCGGTGGTCGCCGAGGACTGGCACGGCGATGCTGCCGCGATCTGGTCCGCCCCGAATGACGCCGGCACCGCCCCGGACGGCGCCGAGGTACTGCGCCGGCTGAAGGCGCTGCCTGGCTTCGGCGAGCAGAAGGCCAAGATCTTCCTGGCCCTGCTGGGCAAACGGCTCGGGGCCGAGGCCGCGGGCTGGCGGGAGGCCTCCGCCCCCTACGGCGAGGAGGGTTCGCTGCGGTCGGTGGCCGACATCGTCGACCAGGAATCTCTCGCCAAGGTGCGCGAGAGCAAGCGGGCAGCGAAGGCTGCGGCCAAGGAGTCCGCCGCGACGTAG
- a CDS encoding GNAT family acetyltransferase: MQIAAITTADFESVIALWESTGLTRPWNPPAADLERALGTESATVLGVFADAENANTDITAPERQGNTLLGTVMVGHDGHRGWIYYLAVAPSEQGTGLGRMLMGAAEAWLVDHGAVKVQLMVRQTNVAVTGFYDRLGYADADVRVLAKRLD; encoded by the coding sequence ATGCAGATCGCAGCTATCACCACAGCCGACTTCGAGTCCGTCATCGCGCTCTGGGAGAGCACCGGGCTCACCCGCCCGTGGAATCCGCCGGCCGCCGACCTGGAGCGGGCGCTCGGCACCGAGTCCGCCACGGTTCTGGGGGTGTTCGCCGATGCCGAGAACGCAAACACCGACATCACGGCACCCGAGCGCCAGGGCAACACACTTCTGGGCACTGTGATGGTGGGACACGACGGCCATCGCGGCTGGATCTACTACCTGGCCGTTGCCCCCTCCGAGCAGGGCACGGGCCTGGGCCGGATGCTGATGGGCGCCGCCGAGGCCTGGCTCGTCGACCACGGCGCCGTCAAGGTGCAGCTCATGGTGCGGCAGACCAATGTGGCCGTCACCGGGTTCTACGACCGGCTCGGCTATGCGGATGCCGACGTGCGCGTACTCGCCAAACGGCTCGACTGA
- the gcvT gene encoding glycine cleavage system aminomethyltransferase GcvT, protein MTSASPDQTSTDSTSTGPTGTDAAATERFSPLHAAHVAAGASFTDFAGWQMPVRYSSDLAEHHAVRKAAGLFDLSHMAEIRVSGPQAGEFLDHALAGQLSVIDLMQAKYSLLLNSRGGIIDDLVVYRTGETEFLVVANAGNHDQALEALTARSARFDVSVTDESDDTALIAVQGPNALAIVQATAGLSVDGDLTGLRYYRAITADFTGAPVLVARTGYTGEDGFELYLPNAHALTLWDALVVAGAPHGLVPAGLASRDTLRLEAGMPLYGHELNTSTYPAQAGLGRVVNLAKPTDFVGRTASEEGPSGEAHVLVGLVSAGKRAGRAGYEIFRSTDATEPEGVITSGALSPTLGYPIAMAYVAPPLARLDTEVFIDVRGTRAPATVIALPFYKRAK, encoded by the coding sequence ATGACCTCGGCCAGCCCAGACCAGACCAGCACCGACTCGACCAGTACCGGCCCGACCGGCACGGACGCCGCCGCGACCGAACGGTTCTCGCCGCTGCATGCCGCCCACGTGGCTGCCGGCGCCAGCTTCACCGACTTCGCCGGCTGGCAAATGCCCGTGCGCTACTCCAGCGACCTCGCCGAACACCACGCGGTTCGGAAGGCTGCAGGCCTCTTCGATCTCTCGCACATGGCCGAGATCCGGGTCAGCGGCCCGCAGGCCGGCGAGTTCCTCGACCACGCGCTGGCCGGCCAATTGTCGGTCATCGACCTGATGCAGGCCAAGTACAGCCTGTTGCTGAACTCCCGCGGCGGCATCATCGACGACCTCGTCGTCTACCGCACCGGGGAGACCGAGTTCCTCGTCGTCGCCAACGCCGGCAACCACGACCAGGCTCTCGAGGCCCTCACCGCCCGGTCCGCCCGGTTCGACGTGAGCGTCACCGACGAGAGCGACGACACCGCGCTCATCGCCGTGCAGGGCCCCAACGCCCTCGCCATCGTGCAGGCCACAGCGGGGCTCAGCGTCGACGGAGACCTCACGGGCCTTCGCTACTACCGCGCGATCACCGCCGACTTCACTGGCGCTCCGGTGCTGGTGGCCCGCACCGGCTACACCGGCGAAGACGGTTTCGAGCTCTACCTGCCCAACGCCCACGCGCTCACCCTCTGGGACGCCCTCGTTGTCGCCGGCGCCCCGCACGGGCTGGTTCCGGCCGGGCTCGCCAGCCGCGACACCCTGCGCCTCGAGGCCGGGATGCCGCTCTACGGCCACGAGCTGAACACCTCCACCTACCCCGCCCAGGCCGGGCTCGGCCGCGTGGTCAACCTGGCCAAACCCACCGACTTCGTCGGCCGCACCGCCAGCGAAGAGGGCCCGTCCGGCGAGGCGCACGTGCTCGTCGGCCTGGTCTCGGCCGGTAAGCGCGCCGGCCGCGCCGGATACGAGATCTTCCGCAGCACCGACGCCACCGAACCCGAAGGCGTCATCACCAGCGGCGCGCTCTCGCCCACCCTCGGCTACCCGATCGCCATGGCATACGTCGCGCCGCCGCTGGCCCGCCTCGACACCGAGGTGTTCATCGACGTACGCGGCACCCGCGCCCCGGCCACCGTCATCGCACTGCCCTTCTACAAGCGCGCCAAGTAA
- a CDS encoding DUF1761 domain-containing protein translates to MFLAELNWLAILVATLAAFVAGAVWFGPKTFFPLWWKLMGKGPGEEPGTGNMVVLFGSTFVAALVEATAVASVIYFVAAADPGFGTLQGGLTGLLLGVGLAAASSLSHRLFAGHGFRVWAIEVGSDVVNLTIMGLILGSWR, encoded by the coding sequence ATGTTTCTTGCCGAACTCAACTGGCTGGCCATCCTGGTCGCCACGCTGGCCGCTTTCGTGGCCGGCGCCGTCTGGTTCGGCCCCAAGACCTTCTTCCCGCTGTGGTGGAAGCTCATGGGCAAGGGGCCCGGAGAGGAACCTGGCACCGGCAACATGGTGGTGCTGTTCGGGTCGACCTTCGTCGCAGCCCTCGTGGAGGCGACGGCCGTCGCCTCCGTCATCTACTTCGTGGCCGCGGCAGACCCCGGCTTCGGCACCCTGCAGGGCGGCCTCACCGGGCTGCTTCTCGGCGTCGGTCTTGCGGCCGCGTCCTCGTTGTCGCACCGGCTCTTCGCCGGGCACGGATTCCGGGTCTGGGCGATCGAGGTGGGCAGCGACGTCGTGAACCTCACCATCATGGGCCTGATCCTCGGCAGCTGGCGGTAG
- a CDS encoding DUF2461 domain-containing protein: protein MGPHFSEQTFDFLEELEHRNNREWFEEHKPTYELELKARMLEVIEAINARLETFAPEHLRRAPKAMLRIYRDVRFSNDKTPYKTHLAANWPRQGLEKTGGAGFFLQVGVHGVMVAAGAWSPGSPQLRAIREYLLDHHDELRQLLAADPVTRLAEPLDGRPLLRAPQGFPAEHPAADLLRVRSWALISRLPGDAALGDDFVDAVTERFQALAPLVDFLNVPLSTVTPLEREASAGRRNVTVGR, encoded by the coding sequence GTGGGCCCCCATTTCAGCGAGCAGACCTTCGACTTCCTCGAGGAACTCGAGCACCGCAACAACCGTGAGTGGTTCGAAGAGCACAAACCCACTTACGAACTCGAACTCAAGGCGCGGATGCTCGAGGTCATCGAGGCGATCAACGCCCGGTTGGAAACCTTCGCGCCCGAGCACCTCAGACGCGCGCCCAAGGCCATGCTGCGGATCTACCGCGATGTGCGGTTTTCCAACGACAAGACGCCGTACAAGACCCACCTCGCGGCCAACTGGCCGCGGCAGGGTCTGGAGAAGACCGGGGGAGCCGGGTTCTTCCTGCAGGTGGGTGTGCACGGGGTGATGGTGGCCGCCGGCGCCTGGTCGCCCGGTTCGCCCCAGCTCCGGGCCATCCGCGAGTATCTCCTCGATCACCACGACGAACTGCGCCAGCTGCTCGCCGCCGACCCGGTGACCCGGTTGGCCGAGCCGCTGGACGGGCGCCCGCTCCTCCGGGCGCCCCAGGGTTTCCCGGCCGAGCACCCCGCGGCCGACCTGCTACGGGTACGCAGCTGGGCGCTGATCTCGCGGCTCCCCGGGGACGCCGCCCTCGGCGACGATTTCGTCGACGCCGTCACCGAGCGGTTCCAGGCGTTGGCCCCGCTGGTCGACTTCCTCAACGTGCCGCTGTCGACGGTCACCCCGCTCGAGCGGGAGGCATCCGCCGGTCGCCGGAACGTCACGGTCGGCCGGTAG
- a CDS encoding GNAT family N-acetyltransferase has protein sequence MTDALFDLPGGPFTLRPALAGDVAAIVGLLADDQLRAVEESTEDLAPYLAAFTAIDASPDHHLVVAVDPAGRVVATEQLSLLPGLARAGSTRLQIEAVRVSSCLRGNGLGSAMIEWAVEYGRTHGCRLVQLTSDASRIDAHRFYERLGFAPSHLGFKLHI, from the coding sequence ATGACTGACGCGCTCTTCGACCTTCCCGGCGGCCCGTTCACCCTGCGACCGGCGCTCGCCGGGGATGTGGCCGCCATCGTCGGCCTGCTGGCCGACGACCAGCTGCGAGCCGTCGAGGAGTCCACCGAGGATCTGGCGCCCTACCTGGCGGCATTCACGGCCATCGACGCTTCGCCGGATCATCACCTCGTGGTCGCGGTCGACCCCGCCGGCCGGGTCGTGGCCACCGAGCAGTTGTCGCTGCTGCCGGGCCTGGCCCGTGCCGGCTCCACCCGGCTGCAGATCGAGGCGGTCCGGGTGAGTTCCTGCCTGCGCGGCAACGGCCTGGGCAGCGCGATGATCGAGTGGGCCGTCGAGTACGGCCGCACTCACGGGTGCCGGCTGGTTCAGCTGACCTCGGACGCCTCCCGCATCGACGCCCACCGCTTCTACGAACGCCTCGGCTTCGCTCCCTCCCACCTGGGTTTCAAGCTCCACATCTAG
- the gcvH gene encoding glycine cleavage system protein GcvH, translated as MADKTELQYTAEHEWVLVDGDTATVGITAYAADKLGDVVFVELPEVGSSVASGTVVGEIESTKSVGELFAPIDGTVAEVNDAVVASPELVNSDPLGDGWLIKVTFESLPALLSYAEYSAIIGE; from the coding sequence ATGGCCGACAAGACCGAACTCCAGTACACCGCAGAGCACGAATGGGTGCTCGTCGACGGCGACACCGCCACTGTCGGCATCACCGCCTACGCCGCCGACAAGCTCGGCGACGTGGTCTTCGTGGAGCTGCCCGAGGTCGGCAGCTCCGTCGCCTCCGGCACCGTCGTCGGAGAGATCGAGTCGACCAAGTCGGTCGGCGAGCTCTTCGCCCCCATCGACGGCACCGTCGCCGAGGTCAACGACGCCGTGGTCGCCAGCCCCGAACTCGTCAACAGCGACCCGCTCGGCGACGGGTGGCTCATCAAGGTCACCTTCGAGAGCCTGCCGGCGCTGCTCAGCTACGCCGAGTACTCCGCCATCATCGGCGAGTAA
- a CDS encoding ABC transporter permease, which translates to MIRVLLSGLRATLARLLATGLAVALSVGFVVATLTLSATFTRTTADSLAASMAKAEVSVTPEATMVATSDPRHSTDVLLDLLPAVQAVPGVAGADVDRLAYVDLRFGETRSVAQLSVVLDDSVRWQTLASGRWPQSVTEATLDQPAAESIGLSEGDTVTVAAVGSGVSASTVTVVGITAPQVAGVDTGAPTLLMPAEALADPALFALSTSILVAGVPGTDTAADADALAAAVSTAVAGASGVVVQTRAEAVGDQTAQLSGSATVLTSILLAFATIALFVAAIVIANTFQVLVSQRTRELALLRCVGASAGQVRRLVLGEALLLGVGASVLGVGIGLAGATVLAEVSRDSASGLHLGQLVIDPALLAIGFGVGVLLTLVSALGPAHRATRVRPIAALRSVSAGAGMRRGLIGFALAIVLVAGGGAGLYLGATRSGLALAVVSGVVSFLGILLASALFIPWIVRTAGAIIGWTSAPARLAALNATRNPARTASTAAALLVGVTLVTMMVVGVTSVRVSIGERIDLKRPVDLTVQSADPAGLSPEQESGITDMTDVAGSTSVDSARVTITAGSAAPVILGARGLDPARAQHVARSTVVVPQNGQLLLNPADAGALHDGDQVTVSGDAGSADLTVALEETAPRKQATLTKTDLLGLVATPVIRQVQLRLNDEITSSQVQQLSTDILSVSDQFTVGGGAPERTYYEQLLDVMLLIVLALLTMAVVIACVGVANTMALSVFERRRESALLRALGLTRGQLRRMLGIEATLITVVAAACGIGLGVLYAWAGLSAVSLQAQKLGLTVHLPWPQLGLVLLGALVAGLIATIVPASGAARRSPVEGLMHE; encoded by the coding sequence GTGATTCGGGTCCTCCTCTCCGGACTGCGGGCCACGCTGGCACGATTGCTCGCCACCGGGCTGGCGGTGGCGCTGTCGGTGGGGTTCGTCGTGGCGACTCTCACCCTGTCGGCCACCTTCACCCGAACCACCGCCGACTCCCTCGCGGCGAGCATGGCCAAGGCCGAGGTCTCGGTCACGCCGGAGGCGACGATGGTGGCCACCTCCGACCCACGGCACTCCACCGATGTGCTCCTCGACCTGCTGCCCGCCGTGCAGGCCGTGCCGGGCGTGGCCGGCGCCGATGTGGACCGGTTGGCCTATGTGGACCTGAGGTTCGGTGAGACCCGGAGCGTGGCGCAGCTCAGCGTGGTGCTCGACGATTCGGTGCGCTGGCAGACCCTGGCCTCGGGGCGCTGGCCGCAGAGCGTCACCGAAGCGACTCTCGACCAGCCCGCTGCTGAGTCGATCGGGCTGAGCGAGGGCGATACCGTCACGGTGGCCGCGGTCGGCTCCGGCGTGAGCGCCAGCACCGTGACGGTCGTCGGCATCACCGCGCCGCAGGTCGCCGGCGTCGACACCGGCGCGCCCACTCTCCTGATGCCGGCCGAGGCCCTCGCCGACCCGGCCCTTTTCGCGCTGTCCACCTCGATCCTTGTGGCCGGCGTGCCCGGCACCGACACCGCCGCGGATGCCGACGCGCTCGCCGCCGCCGTGAGCACGGCCGTCGCCGGGGCATCGGGCGTCGTGGTGCAGACGCGGGCCGAGGCCGTGGGCGATCAGACCGCTCAGCTGTCCGGCAGTGCCACCGTGCTCACCAGCATCCTGTTGGCGTTCGCGACCATCGCCCTGTTCGTCGCCGCCATCGTGATCGCCAACACCTTCCAGGTGCTGGTCAGCCAGCGCACCCGGGAACTGGCGCTGTTGCGCTGTGTGGGCGCCAGCGCGGGGCAGGTGCGGCGGTTGGTGCTGGGGGAAGCGCTGCTGCTGGGAGTGGGCGCGTCGGTGCTCGGGGTGGGTATCGGCCTGGCCGGGGCAACCGTGCTGGCCGAGGTGAGCCGGGACAGTGCTTCCGGCCTGCACCTGGGTCAGCTTGTGATCGACCCGGCGCTGTTGGCCATCGGGTTCGGCGTCGGTGTGCTGCTCACCCTGGTGTCGGCGCTCGGGCCCGCACACCGGGCCACCCGGGTGCGTCCCATCGCCGCGCTGCGGTCGGTGTCCGCCGGTGCCGGTATGCGCCGGGGCCTGATCGGCTTTGCGCTCGCCATCGTGCTGGTTGCGGGCGGTGGCGCCGGGCTCTATCTCGGAGCGACCCGGTCGGGGCTGGCCCTGGCCGTGGTCTCCGGGGTCGTGAGTTTCCTGGGCATCCTGCTGGCGTCCGCGCTGTTCATTCCGTGGATCGTGCGCACGGCCGGCGCCATCATCGGGTGGACCTCGGCGCCCGCCCGGCTCGCCGCGCTCAACGCCACCCGCAATCCGGCCCGCACGGCCTCGACGGCCGCCGCGCTGCTCGTGGGGGTGACCCTGGTGACCATGATGGTCGTGGGGGTGACCTCGGTGCGGGTGTCGATCGGCGAGCGGATCGACCTCAAGCGCCCGGTGGACCTCACCGTTCAGTCTGCCGACCCGGCGGGCCTCAGCCCGGAGCAGGAATCCGGTATCACCGACATGACCGACGTGGCCGGCTCGACGTCGGTGGATTCGGCCCGGGTCACGATCACGGCGGGTTCTGCGGCCCCGGTGATCCTCGGCGCGCGGGGGCTCGACCCGGCCCGAGCACAGCACGTCGCCCGCTCGACAGTGGTCGTGCCGCAGAACGGGCAGCTGCTGCTCAATCCGGCGGATGCGGGCGCGCTGCACGACGGTGACCAGGTGACGGTGAGCGGGGATGCCGGCAGCGCCGACCTGACGGTGGCGCTGGAGGAGACCGCTCCGCGGAAACAGGCAACGCTCACCAAGACCGACCTCCTCGGGCTGGTCGCGACTCCGGTCATCCGGCAGGTGCAGCTGCGCCTCAACGACGAGATCACCAGCAGCCAGGTGCAGCAGTTGAGCACCGACATCCTCTCGGTGAGCGATCAGTTCACCGTGGGCGGTGGGGCACCGGAACGGACGTACTACGAACAGCTTCTCGATGTGATGCTGCTCATTGTGCTGGCCCTGCTCACCATGGCGGTCGTCATCGCCTGTGTAGGCGTCGCCAACACCATGGCCCTGTCGGTGTTCGAACGGCGCCGCGAATCAGCCCTGCTGCGCGCCCTGGGCCTCACCCGCGGCCAGTTGCGGCGGATGCTCGGCATCGAAGCGACGCTGATCACCGTGGTGGCCGCGGCATGCGGTATCGGGCTCGGCGTGCTCTACGCCTGGGCGGGGCTGTCCGCGGTGTCGCTGCAGGCACAGAAGCTCGGGCTGACCGTGCACCTGCCCTGGCCGCAACTCGGGCTGGTGCTGCTCGGCGCGCTCGTGGCGGGGCTGATCGCCACCATCGTGCCGGCCTCCGGCGCGGCTCGGCGGTCACCGGTCGAGGGGCTCATGCACGAGTAA
- a CDS encoding LON peptidase substrate-binding domain-containing protein, with the protein MSNRGNTPDEPGTPDRSPDTQEPADPGDLPMFPLGSVLFPYMPLQLRVFEERYLMMLARILESEPAEFGVVLIERGQEVGGGEHAFSTGTVAQVIELVAPEGFVGLVAQGDRRIEVVEWSDGAPYPQAVVRELPPLVWDDALKPLRVLAEQTVRRTLSLASEFTDDAWSADVALSEDPVEAAWQLAGIAPVGPLDQVDMLRSTTMAGLLRAIFDHTEAAADAFRLPGPDDLDADDLGPDDPGRNS; encoded by the coding sequence ATGTCCAATCGAGGGAACACGCCCGACGAACCCGGTACACCGGACCGTTCGCCTGATACGCAGGAGCCGGCCGACCCCGGCGACCTGCCGATGTTCCCACTCGGATCGGTGCTCTTTCCCTATATGCCCCTGCAGCTGAGGGTCTTCGAGGAGCGGTACCTGATGATGCTGGCGCGCATCCTGGAATCGGAGCCGGCCGAGTTCGGCGTGGTGCTCATCGAACGCGGCCAGGAGGTGGGCGGCGGCGAGCACGCCTTCAGCACCGGAACCGTGGCCCAGGTGATCGAGCTCGTGGCTCCGGAGGGCTTCGTCGGCCTTGTGGCCCAGGGCGACCGGCGCATCGAGGTCGTCGAGTGGAGCGACGGCGCTCCGTACCCGCAAGCCGTGGTGCGTGAGCTGCCGCCCCTGGTCTGGGATGACGCCCTCAAGCCCCTGCGGGTGCTGGCCGAGCAGACCGTGCGCCGGACCCTGTCGCTGGCCAGCGAGTTCACCGACGACGCCTGGTCGGCCGATGTGGCGCTCTCCGAGGATCCGGTTGAGGCCGCCTGGCAGCTGGCCGGCATCGCCCCGGTAGGACCGCTCGACCAGGTCGACATGCTCAGGTCCACCACGATGGCGGGCCTGCTCCGGGCAATCTTCGACCACACCGAGGCGGCCGCCGACGCCTTCCGGCTGCCCGGCCCCGACGACCTCGATGCGGACGACCTCGGCCCGGACGACCCGGGCCGGAACTCCTGA